In the Phaeodactylum tricornutum CCAP 1055/1 chromosome 13, whole genome shotgun sequence genome, TATCCCTCGTTACGTACCAACGCATTGTTTTTGCCAGCCGTGGGCGTCTAGTATATTCTTTCATTGTTCCAAATCCAGACCATGGACCAACGCACCAATTCCCTAGTGATAACATGCTTGGTCTTGTTCTCGTTTTGTTCGGCGTCTAGCCTAGCTTCGCTGACTTCGGAGTCTTTGGTAGTTGGGGATTGGCGCCTAAGCCTAGGCTGCAAAAGCCCGTCCATAGTATCGGAGCTCTTTCCTCCCCGTCGCACCGTGGAACCACTGCAACAGACCAAGCCTCGTCTGCCGCCCAACATCCTCAACAGTGACTGCCAGCTTTCCATATACCCCAACGGGACATTTGCAATATTGCCAAGTCGTTTGCCGCAGACCTTCGGGAGTCTCGGTGCGGCACCGTGCTCTCAAGAGGACGAATTCGAGCACAATACGCTACTCGCGATTCGCGGTCGCTGGCAACTCCGGAAAAATCCCTATTGTGTAACAGACCGATCTTTCGACGACCTTACTCTGCTATCCTTCGAACGCGTGCAGAGAAATACGCGTACGGATGACATTTTGCAGCGAGTACAATTGGAACTACATTGCCAACTGAGGGGTCGGCATACGAGAGGAGGCCTGTGGCGTCGTCTGACTGGCGACCAACGTTACCATCGAGGTCGTCTGACGAGAGGGGTCATTCTTCTACGGCAGGTCAATAATTCGACGACTTGGTCGAGATGGATGGGGCACAAAACGATTGGCTCATTCCGTGCGCTTCGCCATATTCCATCGGACTTCCAATACAGCTTTGACGAGACCGATATTTGCAATACAGACTATGTGGCTTTTAAATGATTTCACTTTTCGATACACAACTTTCAAACAAGCTCCTTGTAGTTTCCTACTTTCTCTTGTTCCCCTTCCTTGATGCTGGCAATACCGCGTGGATCGCTCGAAGACTTTGCTAAGATGGCCAACGTTTCCGGCATGAAAACAAGGTACAGCACTGCCGGCACGAGCGACATAAACATGAGAATGAAAAAGGCTTGCTTGTAACCCAGATCTTGCGCGAGAGACTCCCCCAAATAACCAGACACTGTACCACCAATGGACATGGCTGCCGTCGTCAACCCTAGCGTCATACTGAATCGACCCGTGCCACCACTAATGTCACTGGTGACCAAAATATACATTGTCCCAAACACGCCAGCGCCGATaccgtccaagatttgcgTCGATAGAATAGCAACCTCCATCAGTCTAGATGCGTCGCCAGCCCCTCTAAATTCTAACAGCACTCCCAGTATAAGACACCGGATAGGTACTATAAAAAGACCGACCAAAAAAAGTGTTTTTCTTCCGTACTTTCCGGAATATTCTCCGCAAACTTTCGCGCTGATGACCATGAAAAGCTGCGCCACGATAATGCACGATCCACTCATAAGAATTCCAGCTCGCCCACTGCCGAGCGCCAGTGTTTGCATGACCAACGGTAGAACGGTACCATTCGAGGTGTGGAACAAGAAGCATACCAGGATAAAGGTCAATAGAATTGGATCTCGCAGAACCCGCAAAGGACTATCGGCCTTAAGATTGCTGCCACTCGAAAAGGCTGAGGCAGCAATGCTTTGCCAATCGGAATTCAGTGTAAAACTGGGCTGATCGTCCACGGCGGCTTTCCCGAAAGGCGCGTCACCAGCGTCTGTAGGAGTCGTAGTTGATGGTGGCCTGTAGATTCCGTCCGTGGGTATTTTCACTTTCTGATCCAAACCTCGAGCGGCCTCGTGATCAATATCTTCCGGACGGATGCGACTCAAGAAGTATACGACTCCGATACAAGCAATTGGACTGACTACAAAGAGAAGTTTCAAACTAGGATACATCAGGACCCCAATCAAACTGGCAGTTAGAACGACAATAGCCGTTCCCGTATGATTCATCATTTCGTTGACGGAAACTTGTGTCGTCATACCCGCCGAGCCAACAATCCCTTGTGTAATGCTGTTGAGTCCGGGTGGAATAAAGGAGGTTGCGGCGCCCTGACCGAACTTGACGAGCATCATAAAGGTCAGGTTGGCCCCCATGGGTTGGGCAAAGAATGCCGTGGCGAGAGTCAAACACATGCTGACCGTGGCGGCGATCGACAACCACAACACTTTGCGTTCGGTGGAATCGTACAAGTATCCGGCCGGCGTCTGAAAGATAAATTGACTCATTCCAAATACGAAAAAGAGAATGCCTGCCTGCTTTTCGGAGTATCCCTGGGATACGATCAAGTAAGCGCTCTGCATATTGATCATGGTTGGACTGCCGTCCCGCAGTTCTCCCAAAAAGAGAGCAGCCCATCGTAAATGAGATCTATACGGAAAGGAATGAGCAACGAAATTTGTGTGAGAACGCCTGAGAGTCCGGATATCTCTCTGATTCGTGAATGACCAAAGCAGTCGACTAGCGACGGTACAATTGAGAATGAGAAAGTATTTACGATGAAGCAAAAAGGATTACCTGGATTTGGCTTTCTCTTCGGACCCCGTCCCCTGAGGAAGCAAGTGAAAGCCCATACCGTCCACGTGGATATTTGGTGGGTCACAACCGATGTAATCCGTGTTCTAGTTGCCAATGAAAGGTTTTCCAACGGGTCAACAGCTTCAAAGTTGACTTGAGTAATCAATGGCGAGAactgtggaagaaaagaacggGATAGTATTGTCGGTCTGGAAAGAGAAGGTCTCGTTGATAAAGATAAAAACCAAAACCGGAGACcttgttttttttttcaaacGCCTGCGTCGCAACATACCGGTTGAGCCTCGATAATTCCGTCTGCACTCACAGCTTCGCCTCGTGTGGAAAACAGTTATAGAAGAGCGGTCAGGGTTTCGCCTAACAAGATAGACGAGCGTGACCGCCGACTGTCGCGATGGAATCCCAGCACAAACGCGTCGAATCCGCCAGTCATACGTCCGTAAAACCAACTATGAGCacttttacagtcaacaggAATGAAAACCTCAGCCTTACAAGAGATAGTGACATCTCGCCAGATTTATTCTTGATAAATCTGCAGGTCATAATGAACGAAGGGGAACGGACCAACCACCATGGTGAGGAGATGCGCCAAACCAGAAAACAGAAATCCTACTAGTACAAGCGGTTCTTGTCCTCTTCTCGATTGACGTATTGTTTCCTGGTGCGCTCTCGTGCAGAGTTCTTTTTTCGTTCCGAATGCTTTCAAGGCGGACTGGGTTGACCAGCCAATCGGCTGCGGCAAGCCCACGGCTCGTTCCGACCCCCTTGTCCAAAGCCCGCCGGAAAATTTCTGCCAGGAACGTTATTCTTGCTGTGATTGCACTTCCTATCGTTCTGTCTGGTCTTATTCTACTCGCGGGTCTGTGTTTGTACCGAGCGCAGCACGCAGCAGAACGATCCAAGGCCCTGGCTTCCACGACACAACGATCCTCCCCTAGCATCATTGCGATCGACGATAAGGATGTCAAATATCACGTGATTTTTTCTACGGGCTGTTCGGCCTATCAGGATTGGCAAAGCTTCGTCTTTTTTCATCGTGCTTGGGTTGTCAAGCAACCCGGCATTGTCACACGCGTTGTCTCGGGATGTAACCCCGAAGATCAAGCGACcctccaaagcttcttcGACTCTATGATTCTACCCATGGCACCGGAACGCTTTCGGATACATTTTACTCCGGATTTCAGTAGAGTGAAGCCTGGGACAAACTACAAATACTTCAACAAACGTAAGTTGAGCAGGACCTCTGCTGTAGATCGAATGCCAGCGATTGACAACGCGCTTACAATTGTCTTTGCTCTCAGCATTTGGTACCAAGCACTGGTTAGAAAGTGCACTAGGATTCCCTGACAATCCAATCGATGAGGATTCCATCGTCATTCTCATGGATCCGGATCAACTGATACTGCGACCTTTTCGCGACAACGACTTCAGCAACTCGCGGTGGATGTTTATGGCAAAAAGCTCGACACCGCGGACCCGTGTTGCTCACGGAGCACCTATGGGGCAGTTGTACGGCTTTGGACTGCAGTGGAAAGACAAAGTTGATATTACCAAGGTCGCTCCAGCCAATGAGCTTCCTTCGCCGATCGAGACCATGTCCAATCTAGACGCCCGGGCCGGCTACGGAGTGGGGCCACCATATATTGCCACGGCAAGGGATATGTACACTATCGCGTCCAAGTGGTCCGAATTTGCTCCGGCGGTACACGATCAATACCCCCACCTTTTGGCGGAAATGTTTGCCTACTGTCTGGCAGCGGCTCATTTGAAACTTTCGCACCAGACGGCCGCCTCGTTTATGATCAGCGAGACAAAGATGGGAAATGGAGAAGGGTGGAATTACATTGCCGACATTCCCGACGAGCAGCTATGTCGCCGCGATTTGGATGACGCGTCTTGGCCCAACCTATTGCATTATTGTCAGCGTTACGCATGGGGTCCCTACTTTTTTGGCAAGAATCGCTTTCCCAAAGACTTCTTGTCGTGCGACAACCCCCTATTGGCCGAACCCCCCACGGATTCGGTGTCCTTTCTGAGCCAGTTCAACCATCCCCAATTCCCGGACGGAAGCCACAAAAGCTTTGATGCACGACAAGCCAAAAACAACGTTTTTATACTCTGTCACATGATTCCCGCCATTAATGAAGCCGGGGCTTACTTTAAACAACAGCAGTGCGGTGACGGAGCCAATCTTAACAAAACGCTTGTCTTCAACAAGAATATGGGGAACGAGTTTCAGTTGTTCAAAGGATAGGTCAGCGTCGGAAAAGCCTATGCAAGGGGAAAGCACGGAAACGACTCTCGGCCCCTACTTTTTGGAGCCTGGTTATCTAGCATTATTGCTGGGAAGTCACGGACGAGTGTCTGTTCCTAATCACACTAGCTGTGATCCCTTTCCCTTTTTAAGGAGAACATCTACAGACGATTGGGGTAGTCTAACCGGATTCGTATTCTAAATCCTTCTTCAAATACAATAACGGCACTCCTTCAATGACAAAGACACTTGAAGTCAACGGACTCGGACCCACGGCGCCATCGGTACCATTCATCCATTCGTACTGCGTTTCGCCTTGAAGTTTACGATAGCCTTGGCCGTCGTATAAATTCTGCGATACTTTACCACTCACGCTATCGGCGTCACAGTGTAAATGAATTGAGCTGGTACCCCAGGTACGGGCCACTCCCTCGGCCGCTCGCACGAGTAGTTTGCCTACACCTTGTCCACGCCATTCGTCGCTGACCAATAGATTGGCAATCCATCCTTGCGTCGTCGTGTAGGGCATCTTGGACGGTCCACGCACTACGTGGAGCACTTGACAATACAAGTTTTTCATCCACAAAGGAATGGGGACAGGCCCCGGATTGTTTTCTGGCAAAGCTGGCTGATTCGAAATTTCAATCATGCCGACGATGGTGGATGATGGAGACGGCCGCGATACTGTATCACTGTTGACCTTGTCAACGGTTGCTACCAGCACGACGTGGTCCGGAGGAAGTTTTTGAGACTTGGATGGCACCTTCATTTGCAGTGTCACTTGTACGAGAATCCGAAGGGATGCCACGTCTAATATGGATTCTACCGCTTGCACACTTTCTTTCTCGTCCCACGTCGTGCCGTATTCTCGACAGCACATATCCGTCAGGAACTCAATGTCTCGTTTTTGCATCAGTCGAACCGTCACGCTTTCGCTGGAGGAgagtttggaaaaggccTGACCCGAGCACCGGTAGGGGAGCCGTGCATTGGGTTGGGCGAGATCCGTCAGCACGGTTTTGAAAGCGGGGTTGTAACTCTTGTTACTCGTTGTACCCGACAACGACGATTCTGTTTCGGATGAAGTCTCTTCCGTTGATCGAAAGAATAGACTGCAACGAGTGCTGCTGCTAGCAGTAAAGGTAGTAGCCCAACAGGACGTTGGGGATATCCCACGAGTCAAAGCTCGTCGTTCTCCGAGCGTTCGCTCGTCCGTAGAAGTTGCAGTTGCAGCCGACCAGAAAGCAGTCGATGACGTCGGGACGAAACCGTTTACCATCACGCCCAGAAGAAGCAACATGATATTCCCAACAAGGAATGGAAGCTCGAAtctttgaaaagaaaatttctTATGAAAGCTGCTGTAGCGCAAACTCtgctttcgttgtcgtttcATGGATGTAGTCTCACGGTGGCGTATCATAGTGTTTCGGTTCTGCCTAAGGAAAGTATGGCAATCGGCTGGTAGGAAGCAACGTCAGGATTCCCCAACCAAGAATCTGTTAGagagcttcttccaaataAGGGCAATGACTCGGAAAAACCTCGGTACCAAAATTGCGTAGCAGTTGGGCAATAGGCTCCTTGCCAGCAGCGAGCCTTTACTATACCTTGACTGTGGATCCAATGCAAATTCGCTGGCTTCCTTTTCTTAGAGGCAATGGTGCAGATACTGGCCTCTCGTCATCTCGAAAACGCTGGGAAAGCATAAGCTAAAACTTCTATAGTCTGTCCGCCATTCCACCTGGAAAGGAGGTTCCACAATGGGGAAAACAGGGATGATCGGTACAAAACAAGGCAAGTTGCGTCAGAATAGACCGTGAATTGACATAATGAAACGCACACGCCTAGCGATCTACGCTGCTGTCACACTACAGACGTCTACAACTCTGACGCTTGCACTAATGCCCTCGGCAGCATTCTCCTGTTCGAGGACAAGGGATTATCGGCTCCGATCCACAGTAAAACCTCCTCTTCATCAGTTCGGTAAACTCACTCGTCCTCCAAAAGCTCCAAAATCACAGTCTCATATCCTATCAACAAACAAGTGCCTAGTATCGTTACGATCCTCCAATTCTGACGACGAATTATtgtcaacgacaacaacgtCGAAAGCCAAAGTACGGTTTTCCACAAGCAAGGTATCCTCTCCGGGCGAGGCGTCAAACAGTAATTTGTTGGATTCAATTTTGTCTTGGATCACTTCGGATGTGGGTTCGGTCATTCTGGGATTCTCGGGATTGATAGCCCTATTGGTGGGTCGTCTGCTattgtcgtctttgtcgtcaGACGATACTATTGCATCGTCACCCGACGCCCAGTCGGAGGAAACCCGGGCCAATTTGCTGGCTGTCTTCGCCACAGGAGCTGTTTTGCTGAACGGTATTAGCAAGTTAGACGTGGAATCAGCTTTGGCACCACTGGTAGAACTGAGTGGACAAAAATTGTCCGAGCCCGTCTACGTTGGCGTGGACGAATCTCAATCCACCGCGGCGCAAATTGGTTGGACATTGAAAGCGCTTCTGGCGGCCACGCCGGCACAATCTGCCGTTCTCTTGGCGACCACTCTCCACCCATTCTCCAACAGCAATGTAAAGTCTCCTTCTTCAGTTGGTTGGCAAGTCGTCGCTCTGGCAGGCATTGTGCCTTCCGTGTCCCCCTCGTTGCCGACCGGTACCGCTATTTTGGATCGGTTCCGGAACAGTGCCACTGAAAGTACGGACGAAACCTACTTGCCGACGTTACAAGCCTTGCCGGGTCGCACCGAATTCACCTACTTGCCCCCCAACACGCAGGCCGTTTTGCTCGTGCCGGTGAgactccaacaacaatcaatTGACGGTCGCGATACCGTCACCTACGCACTAGTGTTGGGTGGAAACAGGGCTCGAGTCTTTACCCCCAAGGATATTTCGTGGTGCCAGAGTGTCGCTCAGCGCCTCGGCCGAGATCTGTCCGTGGATTGAGCTTATAAGCAACAAGCGCCCTTGGTGAATCTCCGCAATTAAGCAAGCAACGCTCCAGCTACCAACCAGAACAATACGAATAAAAATCTGTCGTACTATATGCTTTACACCCTTTGCCTAAGATAAAGAACCTCACTCTACGGATCCGACATGAGAAATTTGAATAGTTCATCATCCACCATATCGGTGTTCCAGAATTCTTCGGCATTCGCGATAGATAGCCCACGATTGCGGCCATGTTGCTGTTGCCCGCGAGTGTGGTCCCCGTCTATTTCGCCAGCCCCCTGGTAGTCTTGCGACACAATGCTTTCGTGCGTGGCCAAATGATGCGGATGCTCCGTCTTGTCGAAGGACAGTTCGCCACCATCGAGACCTTCTTGGTGTTGTTCTTCCATTCTAAATCCATCGCCTTTGTATTTGTTCACCTCCTGTTGTTTTAATGCCCGCATTTTATTCTGAAAAGCCATCTGgctttccatttctcgtTTCATCATGGTGCTTTGTTCCAAATTACTCCTGGTGGAGGAACCTCCGACAGCGGTGGCCGTGCTCGGTAGAGCGCCGGAGTCGTTTGAACCTGTCGCGTGACCGTGCACGAACGAGCTAAAGACGTCGGCCACGGGCTCGCTGGAGAGTTTGCGGGCGGCAACGGCCAGGGCTGCATGCTCGCGTTGGGCCATCAGTTGTTGCCGCAACGAGAAAAAAAGGCCCATGAGATAACTCATGGACGTCCCCAACGGAGaatttttctctttttctgtAAGTTGCGGAAGCATCAATGCATCATGTGGTAAACTTCCCTTTTTTCGATTGTGTGCTGGTGGGTGGGTCTGGTGTGGTTGCGATTTGCTGGACGCGTTGTCGTTGGACTCGCTCAACTGGCTAGGATCAAGATCGGTTGGGTGATTGTGGACGGTGGCGTGCATCAAGTGTGCCGCTACTTCCGCATCGGCTAGACTCTTGAGAGCGCCCGTACCATTCTTTTGTAGTTTACGGACAGTCGCATCGTAGGCTGTCATAAAGTCCTGTTTGGACTTGATTCGATGCAGACGGTACTTTTGTAAATGACTCTTGATCCGTTCGCTGGTGACGTCTGCATGCTTCGGCATGGTTTCCAAAATGGCTGCCGAACGAAATGAGAGGATACGCGGTTAGATACAGCCGAAGCTCAAAGACAATTTCATACTCGCGACTTCTAAGGTCTTGGGCACACTACACGTACTGGACGGTGACGACTGTTTCAAGCCGACATCAAAAATTGCCGATACAAAATCCCGGTGTAAGTCTTCGGGCCAGGTGAAGCGTTTGGACCAGCGTCCGTCCGTGTCCTTGCCTTTTCGCCGCACTTTGGACGAACGTGACGActttccaccgccaccggaagacgaagattcGTTCCCATCCTTGCTGTCGGGGGGCGCTGGAGCGGAACGTTTGCGCAGCGAACGACCGCCGACGGTAACGTGGTCGGAGGACTCGGACACGGAGCCTTCTCGTAACCGTATACCGTTACCATTCACGCCAGTCGGTGCTCGGTAGGGCAAATCAGTAGTCTCGTAGGACCAGGTGGCGGATTCCGTGTTGCTGCCGATGTGTAGAGGGTAGCTAGATTTATGAATGGCGGTGTTGTTGGAGGGATGACCTTGTGGCAGGGGAGTATGTTCTGAAGGACTTGGCCCTTTGCCGTAGGAGTTGCTAAGGTCGGTTTCTCCGTCTCCGTGCCCCGTCAAGCTTTCGTATACGCGCATCAAATTCGACACCACGCTGCTACCGTTGTTGCTGAGATTGGCAGCATCGGGCAACGTTAGTGGTGCTTCCACGGTAACGGGAGTTGCTACCGTTTCCGGAGTCTCTATGGGCATCGTGACGCTGCTGCCGTTGACGTTGGGGGGTACGGCCGCGAACGTGCGGGCCAAGGGGTTGAAGGGAGGTGGGGACGGGAAAAGATTCGCGGACGCGGACATGTTGTCTTCGGTAGCGGCGACAATTTCTTCGGAATGATCTGCTTTGTCTTGCGGATCTTCCTGGGtttgttgcgattgttgCAATGCGGAGTTTATGTTAGATTGTTTTCAGCCATGCCGGTAAATCTCTAACGGTCGGAAGATTCGCCCAGTGATAAAATGAGCAAATCTTTTTGATTTGCGAAGGAAGAAGGTAGCTAGGCTTCGATGGAAGAAATCTTGCCAAGCCAAGAATAGCTACTAGTCCCAAATGACAGACGGTTGGTAGTGTGCGATAGTAACTTTGCTTTCTTTCAACACGGTCCTCGGCGTGGTGATGGGAGAGTAGAAGTTATCCGGTAGATACCTACGATGAATCTCGAAAAGACTTCGctgattcacagtcaacgctGTAGAGAGAGCGCCCAACCGAAAAAAGCGGGGGTCGACACCCGGTACCGGGGGTACTTGCAGTTACTCTCTACAGCGAGGACGTTCGCCAACACGGTCACGGAATCAAACGGACCCGCAGGCTATATGGCTCGAGTGAGACGCAATACGGGTGCGCAAcgaatcttcgtcgtccgcgaCGAATCTGCGGCCCGGAAGTCACAGGGCTTTCCCCCCGTGCCAGGCGTTCGCGCGGTTTCGTGCGTTGCCGCCAGGATGGGTTGCTACCTATTCTCTAGCTAACTAGCTAGCTACTACTAGTAGGGTACGTTCATCCTTCTTGATTCCGAAGCGTCTGACAGTGATACCGTTTCGCGCTCGGTCACTGTTAGTTCTCCGTACTTTCAGCAGGCCTACGGACAGACGATTGGGTAAGAGTGGTTGGTGCATTGCTGTCGGAGGACTCACTGGAAGGATTGTAGAACCGGGTATTTTCGATCAGACAGTCACACGAGCCCGGTCATCATTGCAAGGGGGTTGCAGATGGAATTCCTGACAAGAGTCGATACTTTCATTAACTGTAGTTACCGTTGACTGTCTTTGGCTTGATATCTGGCCACCTCCCCGGTTGACGCACCGAGAATCAGCCGGGGTCGTTGTTATCATCTCGTTCATGGCGAAGCGCGGAAAGACCGGAGTTCCTTACGACGCAAAAGGAACTACGGTGCGTGCATCTAAATGAAACTGTAATGCCGTTCTCATCCGCAGAATGTTAGGTCTCGTCAAAGGatatctcactgtcaatccatATGCTGAAAACTTTATTTGAAAGGATGCCCTTACGAGTTTGCCAAATTTGACGACCTATTTGTAACCACTCTGCTGTCTAAGTGTTTGTTATATACttcacatttacagttagtcatTGACCCCTATGAAAGTGCGGGTAGACGGCATAGAAAAACCCCAAAGTCCATGATATAAAAACATACGTTCGGAAAAATCTCCAATATTCACGGTCAATCACTCACCGTCAGGCACTGAAATTCCTGCCGCCACGATGCATTTTCAAGAATGACCAGACGAGCCTTTTTGGCCGTCGCCTTTGTGTTGTCGCTCTTGGCGCAATTTCATATCCACCGCTCGGGTATATCAATTGCCGTATCGCCATTTTTCGATGACCAAGCTGTCATTCCATCTTTATCGGTAACGGCAAGAGAATGGGAGTATCGAACGAATCACCAGCCAGCCGCAACCAATACAGACCCGACGACGGAAAGGGGAATGGATGCTGGTGACTCCGTGTCGAATCTACTCGAGGGCCTTCCCGATTGGGTGCGCACCTACATTGACTGGCATCAGCTCCAACGCCAAAAATTTCCTGGCACAAAACTGTTTACCGACCCCGCTGCTCCTCCTGTACTCCTGCGGACGTGTTACCGCATATGTGGCGGCCTACACGATCGATTGGGCAAGCTACCCTGGGATCTGTATCTAGCCAACCAAACGGG is a window encoding:
- a CDS encoding predicted protein, yielding MSASANLFPSPPPFNPLARTFAAVPPNVNGSSVTMPIETPETVATPVTVEAPLTLPDAANLSNNGSSVVSNLMRVYESLTGHGDGETDLSNSYGKGPSPSEHTPLPQGHPSNNTAIHKSSYPLHIGSNTESATWSYETTDLPYRAPTGVNGNGIRLREGSVSESSDHVTVGGRSLRKRSAPAPPDSKDGNESSSSGGGGKSSRSSKVRRKGKDTDGRWSKRFTWPEDLHRDFVSAIFDVGLKQSSPSTILETMPKHADVTSERIKSHLQKYRLHRIKSKQDFMTAYDATVRKLQKNGTGALKSLADAEVAAHLMHATVHNHPTDLDPSQLSESNDNASSKSQPHQTHPPAHNRKKGSLPHDALMLPQLTEKEKNSPLGTSMSYLMGLFFSLRQQLMAQREHAALAVAARKLSSEPVADVFSSFVHGHATGSNDSGALPSTATAVGGSSTRSNLEQSTMMKREMESQMAFQNKMRALKQQEVNKYKGDGFRMEEQHQEGLDGGELSFDKTEHPHHLATHESIVSQDYQGAGEIDGDHTRGQQQHGRNRGLSIANAEEFWNTDMVDDELFKFLMSDP
- a CDS encoding predicted protein, with protein sequence MLSRRTGLTSQSAAASPRLVPTPLSKARRKISARNVILAVIALPIVLSGLILLAGLCLYRAQHAAERSKALASTTQRSSPSIIAIDDKDVKYHVIFSTGCSAYQDWQSFVFFHRAWVVKQPGIVTRVVSGCNPEDQATLQSFFDSMILPMAPERFRIHFTPDFSRVKPGTNYKYFNKPFGTKHWLESALGFPDNPIDEDSIVILMDPDQLILRPFRDNDFSNSRWMFMAKSSTPRTRVAHGAPMGQLYGFGLQWKDKVDITKVAPANELPSPIETMSNLDARAGYGVGPPYIATARDMYTIASKWSEFAPAVHDQYPHLLAEMFAYCLAAAHLKLSHQTAASFMISETKMGNGEGWNYIADIPDEQLCRRDLDDASWPNLLHYCQRYAWGPYFFGKNRFPKDFLSCDNPLLAEPPTDSVSFLSQFNHPQFPDGSHKSFDARQAKNNVFILSVR
- a CDS encoding predicted protein, which gives rise to MIRHRETTSMKRQRKQSLRYSSFHKKFSFQRFELPFLVGNIMLLLLGVMVNGFVPTSSTAFWSAATATSTDERTLGERRALTRGISPTSCWATTFTASSSTRCSLFFRSTEETSSETESSLSGTTSNKSYNPAFKTVLTDLAQPNARLPYRCSGQAFSKLSSSESVTVRLMQKRDIEFLTDMCCREYGTTWDEKESVQAVESILDVASLRILVQVTLQMKVPSKSQKLPPDHVVLVATVDKVNSDTVSRPSPSSTIVGMIEISNQPALPENNPGPVPIPLWMKNLYCQVLHVVRGPSKMPYTTTQGWIANLLVSDEWRGQGVGKLLVRAAEGVARTWGTSSIHLHCDADSVSGKVSQNLYDGQGYRKLQGETQYEWMNGTDGAVGPSPLTSSVFVIEGVPLLYLKKDLEYESG
- a CDS encoding predicted protein; this translates as MKRTRLAIYAAVTLQTSTTLTLALMPSAAFSCSRTRDYRLRSTVKPPLHQFGKLTRPPKAPKSQSHILSTNKCLVSLRSSNSDDELLSTTTTSKAKVRFSTSKVSSPGEASNSNLLDSILSWITSDVGSVILGFSGLIALLVGRLLLSSLSSDDTIASSPDAQSEETRANLLAVFATGAVLLNGISKLDVESALAPLVELSGQKLSEPVYVGVDESQSTAAQIGWTLKALLAATPAQSAVLLATTLHPFSNSNVKSPSSVGWQVVALAGIVPSVSPSLPTGTAILDRFRNSATESTDETYLPTLQALPGRTEFTYLPPNTQAVLLVPVRLQQQSIDGRDTVTYALVLGGNRARVFTPKDISWCQSVAQRLGRDLSVD
- a CDS encoding predicted protein produces the protein MINMQSAYLIVSQGYSEKQAGILFFVFGMSQFIFQTPAGYLYDSTERKVLWLSIAATVSMCLTLATAFFAQPMGANLTFMMLVKFGQGAATSFIPPGLNSITQGIVGSAGMTTQVSVNEMMNHTGTAIVVLTASLIGVLMYPSLKLLFVVSPIACIGVVYFLSRIRPEDIDHEAARGLDQKVKIPTDGIYRPPSTTTPTDAGDAPFGKAAVDDQPSFTLNSDWQSIAASAFSSGSNLKADSPLRVLRDPILLTFILVCFLFHTSNGTVLPLVMQTLALGSGRAGILMSGSCIIVAQLFMVISAKVCGEYSGKYGRKTLFLVGLFIVPIRCLILGVLLEFRGAGDASRLMEVAILSTQILDGIGAGVFGTMYILVTSDISGGTGRFSMTLGLTTAAMSIGGTVSGYLGESLAQDLGYKQAFFILMFMSLVPAVLYLVFMPETLAILAKSSSDPRGIASIKEGEQEKVGNYKELV